A section of the Ochotona princeps isolate mOchPri1 chromosome 19, mOchPri1.hap1, whole genome shotgun sequence genome encodes:
- the NHP2 gene encoding H/ACA ribonucleoprotein complex subunit 2, translated as MTKIKADADGPEAQGEACCGERTYQELLVNLNPIAQPLASRRLTRKLYKCIKKAVKQKQIRRGVKEVQKFVNKGEKGIMVLAGDTLPIEVYCHLPVMCEDRNLPYVYIPSKTDLGAAAGSKRPTCVIMVKPHEEYQEAYDECLEEVQALPSPL; from the exons ATGACCAAAATAAAGGCCGATGCGGACGGGCCGGAGGCCCAGGGCGAGGCGTGCTGCGGCGAGCGCACGTACCAGGAGCTGCTGGTCAACCTGAACCCCATCGCGCAGCCCCTGGCTTCCCGCCGCCTCACGCGGAAGCTGTACAAGTGCATCAAGAAAG CCGTGAAGCAGAAGCAGATCCGGCGCGGGGTGAAGGAGGTGCAGAAGTTTGTCAACAAAGGCGAGAAGGG GATCATGGTTTTGGCAGGAGACACGCTGCCCATTGAGGTATACTGCCACCTCCCAGTTATGTGCGAGGACCGGAATCTACCCTACGTGTATATCCCCTCGAAGACG GACCTGGGTGCAGCTGCAGGTTCCAAGCGCCCCACCTGTGTGATCATGGTCAAGCCCCACGAGGAATACCAGGAAGCGTACGACGAGTGCCTGGAGGAGGTGcaggccctgccctcccccctctGA